The sequence below is a genomic window from Candidatus Binatia bacterium.
TAAACATATTGGGGTGAAAGTTGGAGGCGCCGTCGATGAAGACATCCGCGATGAACTTGTCGCCGCGCCGCTCCGATAAAATTCTCTGCTGGAGCTGGCCCCCCTGGCCGCTGACAACGACAAGCTTGATCTGGGGAAACTTTTTTTGAAACGCGCCTCCATCCAGCACGTAAGGCGGTCCCCAATAATAAACGTTCAGCTGTCCCTCTTTCAGAGCGGCGTCGACGGTCTTGGACCACTCCGCCTGCCACGCGGCTTCGGCGGACAAAACGATTTTCGCCGGCTGAATTAAGAGAAACAAAGAAGTGAAGAAAAGGACGCTCTTGCGAAACGCCCGACGCCCTTTTTTTCTTGCTGCCTTCATGTTTTTCTCCTGCGCTTTCGGCGCCCGCGGGCGCCGGCGATCGATTGGATTGTCAGCCGTTGCTAATTTTTCCCTCGAAGATCCGAGCGAGGAGCTGTTGCGCCAGCGCGAGGCCGGGAACGGGAAGCCCCAGCTCGTGAGCCATCTCGACGGCGGGACATACGCCCTTGAAAAAAAGCTCTACCATGTGGGGATCCTTGCCGGTCTTATCGCTGAACTTGAGCCAGTTGTCGGCCATGCGGCTCTGTCCCGCGCTCACGCGCACGAGCTCTTGAAAAACCTCCGGATCGATCCCCGCTTTTTGCGCCAGCGACATGCCCTCGTAGGCCGAGAGGATATTGACGACGACCATCGTCTGCTGGGCGAGCTTGGCCGTGGCCCCGGTTCCGACCGCGCCCATATGAAAGATGTGTTTTCCCGACGCCTCGAGCACGGGGCGGCATTTTTCGAAGAGGGGGCTTTCCCCTCCCACCATAAAACAGAGCGTCTTGTCTTTGGCGCCGGCGGAGCCGCCGCTCATCTGCGCATCGACGAGGCCGATGCCCTTCGCCTTGAGGATATCGGCCAGCTTGCGCACCGTTCGAGGATGAATCGTGCTGTGGACGGCGATGACCGTGCCGGGTTTGGCGCTGCTCATGAGCCCGCCGTCTCCCAACGTCACCTCCTCCACTTGTTCGTCGTCCACGACCGCCAATCCGATTACCTCCCCATGCTTCCCCACATCGGCCGCGGAGCCGGCCGTCTTCGCGCCGGTCGCCGCAAGCTCTTTCATCGGCTGCTCGCGCCGGTCGTACACCATGAGGTCGAAGCCCGCCTGAGCGATATTCGTCGCCAGCGGCTTTCCCATGTTGCCAAGTCCGATAAAACCAACCTTAGTCATTAGCGGCTCCTTGAGGTGTTGCAAGCCGAACCCGACGGACGCGGTCTTCAGCGTTCGGTCTCTACCAACGGCTTCTCCGGGCTCTTCCATTGCTTGAGGCCGCGCCCCTCGGCCAGCGCGCGGAGCTCTCTCTGCCAGATTTTTCTCAAGAGAATCGGCCCCACGTCGATACGGCCCAGCCGTTCATCGGATCTGTCGGCGATGGTCCCCTGGCCGACCTGGACGACGTAGTCTTCGATCCAGAAAAAATAGTACGGGCTCGCGTCCTTATCGACGTCCTTGAGCCGCATCTTTCCTTTTAAGATCGCCGCGGCGGTTTCGTTGGGCGAGGCCGCCATCGAAGACCTTAGATCGACGCGCCGCGCTTCGAAATCCCTGGCGGCGTCTCCCGTCAGGGGCAGCCAACTCACGACGTAGCTCACGCAATGCTCGTCATCGATGGGCACGCGCCAGAACAGCCGGTGGGCGCGGAGGTTCGCCGCGTTTTGCGCGCCGGTCTCGACGCGGCCGCTGGGCGGCGCCTGATTGATGTTGGGCATGTGGAAGTGAAAGTAATCCGTCGGCCCCTCCGTCCTCACGACGGCCGTCCTGATGCCGTACTCCGTCTCCTCGGCCGCAAGGGTCGGCACCGTGAAATACTTCGGGCTGCCGGCGCGGCGCTGGAGCGATTCTCGATGGGTAAAAGTCACGTGGCCCACGTCGCAGGCGTTGTCGATGCGGTTAAAGTAATTGCACGGCCACACCTCGGGCGGGCCGACCGATATCAGACCGGGCTTTTCGAACTCGGGGAATCGCCTGAGCGGCGGCGGCTCGCCCTCGCCCAAATAAACAAAGATGAGCCCCAGATGCTCCCGGGCGGGATAACTTTTTATCCCGACTTTGGCAGTGAAGGACTCCTCTTCCCCCGGCTGCTCGATGCACCGCCCGCAGCCGTCGTACTTCCAACCATGATAACGACAGCGGATGTCGTCGCCCTCCACCCAACCGGTGGAAAGCTGCGCGCCGCGATGGGCGCAGCGAAAAGCTACCACGTAGGGCGTTCCGCTCTCTCCCCGATAGAGCGTGAAGTTCTCGCTCATGAGCCTCACCGGCAGCGCCTGTCCGGGCTTGAGATCGCCGCCGACGCAAACCGGCTGCCAGAACTTTCTCAAGTAGCGGCCGGCGATGGTCCCCGGCCCCGTGTGAACGAAGTCCATCTCTTCCTGGCTCATAAATTATCCTCGTTACTTTTTGCCGGCCCTGGTCAAAGCGTCCGAAAACAATTGGACCACGGGCTTGATATCGATCCGCTCCGGGGTGTCCATATCCATATATGTGATTCCGTCCTGGCGACGATCTTCGAGTAAAACACGCTCTTTCGGAATATCCACGCGCAGGGAGTCCGGAGCGCTTCCCAAAACTTTGGCGGCGGCTTTCTGCAGCGTAAGCTGCCCTTCTCTCGAAAGGAACCAGTTGATGAAGACTTTGGCCGTGTTGGCCCGATTCACCAGCGTTATGCTCCCCGCCTGCTGATAGAGCCCGGCGCCTTCTTTCATGATCTCTTTGAAAGTGTCCACCGGGAGCCCCTGGCGTTGGGCGACGTCGATGTCGTTGCAGAAAAAACACAAGGCGAACTTGCCGCCGGCGAGCCAGTCAACCGCAAAGCGGTTATCGCGAACGCTCTCCGCTCGCTGAGAATGCGCTGGAGCAGTTGTCCGCCCGCGCCCGAAACGGCGGTTACTTTGATCCCGGGATAAGCCGCCTGGAACACTCCCTCATCCAGAACCGCCGTGCTCCCCCACAGGTAAACGTTCACTTGTCCTTCTTGTTTAGCCTGCTGAACGGTATGGTTCCACTCCGCCTGCGACGAGGACTGCGTTTCCGCCGCGTGAGCCGGAGCGGAGGACAACTGAAATAGTAAGATCAGCGCCGGCAAAAAAAATGTCGGCAGCCACCTTCTATGCGGACTTTGAGACAAGTTACGCGCAGAAACACGATTCATCCATTGTTCTCCACTATTCGAGACTTCCAGGCGCGGCCTAGAGACGCGTGGTTTGTGTCTACCTCTTGGGCTGTCCGGATTCAAGCAATGATCCGCGCGTGGATGCGAAGGCGGCTCATCGGCTTGACATTGGCAGCCCGCAACAATATTAACTCGGGTTAAAGCCAACGCAACGATGGAGGTCACCATGGACGAAATAGTTTATAAACCTGCGAAGACTGCATATCAGATGTGGATGGAGCAGGAAGGCATTCCAATCTACGAGGGACTCGCGGTCGAGGACGTAACCGAGCTGCCGCGCAAACCGTGGGCGCGCTTGGGTGGCGCCGGTACTTACATCCAGCTAAAAGGCAGTGGCGGAGTAACCGGCATGTACGTCGTTGAGATCCCTTCCGGCGGCACGCTCAGCCCTGAAAGACACGTCTATGACAAGCTCTTGTACGTCTTGAAGGGACGCGGCAGCACCGAGGTCTGGTATGAAGGGATGCGCAAGCAGGCTTTCGAGTGGTCCGAAGGGAGTCTTTTCGCTCCGCCGCTCAACACCTGGCACCGCCTTTACAACGGCTCGCGCGAGCCGGCCTATCTGCTCGCCGTGACGACGGCGCCGATCATCATGGATTTCTTCCGCGACCCGGATTTTGTTTTTAACAACAATCATGCCTTTAAATCGCGCTACCAGGGCGAGGAATCCTACTTCAACATGAGCAACAAGCGTTACAAGGCAAACCGCACCAGCATGTGGGACACGAATTTTATCGCCGATTGCAGATCCGCCCCCCTGGATACGGCGTCATACAAGGTTGCCGAAGGTGGGATCACCTGCTTCGAGATGGCGGATAATAGCCTGATCGGACATCTCTCTGAGTGGCCGGCGGGGATCTACCACAAGGCCCACTATCACGCGGCAGGAGCTATTCTTCTGGTCGTCCGCTCCAAGGGTTACATCTATATGTGGCCAAAGGAATTGGGCGTGCGTCCTTTCCAGAATGGAAAAGGGAACCAGGTCGTGAAATGCGACTGGAAGCCGGGCAGCATTTACAGCCCGCCGGACGGCTGGTTCCACACCCACCTCAACACCGGCGCCGAGCCGGCGCGCCACATTGCGCTCCGTCTTGGGAGCCGCAAGAACCCCACCACCCTTCATGATGCGAGCACACGGGACAAACGGGAAGGTCCGACGACGAGCCTGCGTGAGGGCGGGACTTTAATCGAATACGAGGATGAAGATCCGGAAATTCGCAGGGCTTTCGAAGACGCTTGCAAAAAGAACGGCGTCCAGAGCCGCATGCCGCCGGTGACTTACCGCACCGATCCGATAATTATGTAATCTTTGACCGAAAGTCCGGGAGGCGCGCCGTGAGGCGGCCTCCCGGCTTTTTTCCTGATTCTACGTATCGTCGGCCCGACGGGGCAGATTTAGTTGCCGAAGACCTCTTGCAGCAATGGCGCCAAGTTTTCTTTGACCCCCATTGCCTCCTTCGTGTAAGTCTTGATCGCGCCGGGGAGCGGTACCCTCCATGGCTCGGTATGATCGGTTGGCACGTCCAATCGAGCGCTTATGTAACCGTTGGCGCGAGCAAAGATCGTCTGGCCCTCTTTGGATAACAGCCAATTAATATAGACCTTGGCCGCATTGGGATTCGGCGCTTTGTTAAACAATGCGAGGTTGCCATTGGTTGGGCTCAGGTCGGTTCCCTCTTTTAGTTGCCTGGCGTCCACGATCCCAATCGGCACTCCCTGCCTCGCTCTGGCGATCGCGACAAAGTCCGCGGCACCGATAAGCACCGGATAGCGGCCTTGACCGACCGCATCCACCTCCTGCGCATAGTCCCTGGAGATGGTCAGCTGCTGTTTGCCCAGGGCGCGAATGAAATCCGAGCCCAGGTCCTGATGAAGATAAAAGAAGGTGAAAGTCGCGGCCCCGGGGCCTGCCCTCCGGGGGTCGTCCACCATCATCTTTCCTTTCCACTTCGGATCGAGCAGGTCCTTGTGGGACTTAAACTCTTTCGCATTGACGATCTTCGTGTTGTAGAAAATGGTGCCCCTGTGGAACGGAGTCATCACCATCACCGTTTTGTTTGGATCGAGAAACTCGATCGCCCCGCCGCGCCACGCTCTGGGATCTTTTACGTCCGGCAGCATCAGCGCCGGCTCCAGGGGGTCGAACGCTCCCATGGGGATCATCGCTTCAAGCGCCGTCGTCGAGCCGTGGATGTAAATATCCCAGAGAAACCGTCCCGCCTTCCGCTCAGCAGCGACCCGGGGCGGGACCTCACGCCCGGCGCTTCCGAAAAGCTCGACGGAGAGACCGTACTTTTTCTGAAACTCATGCGTGAGGGCATCGCGCATGGTAGCGGTTACGTCGCTAATGACCGTTACCTTGCCTTCTTTTTTCGCCGCTTCGAGGGTGCTGTCCCAGTCCGCGCCGGCGCCCATCGAGGCGAAGGCAAGCAGGGCCGTAGCCATTAGAAGAATCTCTATCTTTGCAACGATACGGCTTTTCATAGCGAGCGCTCCCGTCCTTATCTTGTCCAGCGAAGATTTCAAGCGTGCCCATATATAAAAGCCTTCGATGGACTGTGTCAATAAGCGCCGCCGTGCTTTACCAGCAACGGCTTGACGGTTTTCTCCTGCTTCGCTAGGTTGAGGAGAATGTTCAGTTACTACGGAAGGAAGGTCAGCTATGGCAACGCGCAACCGGGAGCGTATTCGCGAGCGGAATAACTACGAGGAAATCATTGCTCACCAACTCGCTGAGCGCGAGCGCTCCTTCAGCGGCAAGGTCGTGATCCGCGGGGAAGAATGCCCTTGGGTCATGAGCCGCCAGGCTTTGGTAAAGCATTACATGTGGCCCTCCCGCTATAGCGGGATTGCGCCGGAAACCGTCTTGGACGACTGGAACATCTTCGTCCAGGATATCAAGGTGCACTCCGGGAAGCATCGCCACCAGGGCGGCCTGGTGATCTACATCATCGAGGGAGAGGGATGGTCCGAAGTGGACGGCGAGCGTCATGACTGGGAGGCGGGCGATCTGCTACTGCTGCCTCTGAAGCCCGGGGGCGTCGAGCACAAGCACTACAATCGCTACGACGACAGGCCCGCCAAATGGATTGCGTTCATCAGCGGAGCGCTCTTTGAATGGGGCGCCAGTGAAATGGTGCAGGTCGAGAACCATCCGGACTTTAAATCCAAGACCGACGGACGGAGCGCCCGATGAATAAGATTCGACCAACCAACGAGAATCTTGGCGTTCCCTACTCCGAAAGATCCGATAACCTGCTCGAATGGCTGTACCAACT
It includes:
- a CDS encoding NAD(P)-dependent oxidoreductase, which codes for MTKVGFIGLGNMGKPLATNIAQAGFDLMVYDRREQPMKELAATGAKTAGSAADVGKHGEVIGLAVVDDEQVEEVTLGDGGLMSSAKPGTVIAVHSTIHPRTVRKLADILKAKGIGLVDAQMSGGSAGAKDKTLCFMVGGESPLFEKCRPVLEASGKHIFHMGAVGTGATAKLAQQTMVVVNILSAYEGMSLAQKAGIDPEVFQELVRVSAGQSRMADNWLKFSDKTGKDPHMVELFFKGVCPAVEMAHELGLPVPGLALAQQLLARIFEGKISNG
- a CDS encoding aromatic ring-hydroxylating dioxygenase subunit alpha, producing the protein MSQEEMDFVHTGPGTIAGRYLRKFWQPVCVGGDLKPGQALPVRLMSENFTLYRGESGTPYVVAFRCAHRGAQLSTGWVEGDDIRCRYHGWKYDGCGRCIEQPGEEESFTAKVGIKSYPAREHLGLIFVYLGEGEPPPLRRFPEFEKPGLISVGPPEVWPCNYFNRIDNACDVGHVTFTHRESLQRRAGSPKYFTVPTLAAEETEYGIRTAVVRTEGPTDYFHFHMPNINQAPPSGRVETGAQNAANLRAHRLFWRVPIDDEHCVSYVVSWLPLTGDAARDFEARRVDLRSSMAASPNETAAAILKGKMRLKDVDKDASPYYFFWIEDYVVQVGQGTIADRSDERLGRIDVGPILLRKIWQRELRALAEGRGLKQWKSPEKPLVETER
- a CDS encoding extracellular solute-binding protein, whose amino-acid sequence is MKSRIVAKIEILLMATALLAFASMGAGADWDSTLEAAKKEGKVTVISDVTATMRDALTHEFQKKYGLSVELFGSAGREVPPRVAAERKAGRFLWDIYIHGSTTALEAMIPMGAFDPLEPALMLPDVKDPRAWRGGAIEFLDPNKTVMVMTPFHRGTIFYNTKIVNAKEFKSHKDLLDPKWKGKMMVDDPRRAGPGAATFTFFYLHQDLGSDFIRALGKQQLTISRDYAQEVDAVGQGRYPVLIGAADFVAIARARQGVPIGIVDARQLKEGTDLSPTNGNLALFNKAPNPNAAKVYINWLLSKEGQTIFARANGYISARLDVPTDHTEPWRVPLPGAIKTYTKEAMGVKENLAPLLQEVFGN
- a CDS encoding cupin domain-containing protein, whose amino-acid sequence is MDEIVYKPAKTAYQMWMEQEGIPIYEGLAVEDVTELPRKPWARLGGAGTYIQLKGSGGVTGMYVVEIPSGGTLSPERHVYDKLLYVLKGRGSTEVWYEGMRKQAFEWSEGSLFAPPLNTWHRLYNGSREPAYLLAVTTAPIIMDFFRDPDFVFNNNHAFKSRYQGEESYFNMSNKRYKANRTSMWDTNFIADCRSAPLDTASYKVAEGGITCFEMADNSLIGHLSEWPAGIYHKAHYHAAGAILLVVRSKGYIYMWPKELGVRPFQNGKGNQVVKCDWKPGSIYSPPDGWFHTHLNTGAEPARHIALRLGSRKNPTTLHDASTRDKREGPTTSLREGGTLIEYEDEDPEIRRAFEDACKKNGVQSRMPPVTYRTDPIIM
- a CDS encoding cupin domain-containing protein, which gives rise to MATRNRERIRERNNYEEIIAHQLAERERSFSGKVVIRGEECPWVMSRQALVKHYMWPSRYSGIAPETVLDDWNIFVQDIKVHSGKHRHQGGLVIYIIEGEGWSEVDGERHDWEAGDLLLLPLKPGGVEHKHYNRYDDRPAKWIAFISGALFEWGASEMVQVENHPDFKSKTDGRSAR